A window of the Streptomyces sp. NBC_00250 genome harbors these coding sequences:
- a CDS encoding DUF402 domain-containing protein produces the protein MSGRSVEVTLTKAGRTKIRYPAEVLTEDAARLSVRAPWAAEGVRDFGFVRFEPGDVFVEHFWRDRWFTVKEVWSADGALKGWYCDITRPAVIDGSGVVVEDLDLDLWVSADGSEVLRLDEDEFAASGLAASDPEAAACAVVALDELEVLGREGLIALLG, from the coding sequence ATGTCCGGACGATCGGTTGAGGTCACTCTGACGAAGGCGGGCCGGACGAAGATCCGCTACCCGGCGGAGGTGCTCACGGAGGACGCCGCCCGGCTCTCGGTGCGCGCCCCGTGGGCGGCGGAGGGCGTACGGGACTTCGGCTTCGTGCGGTTCGAGCCGGGCGACGTCTTCGTGGAGCACTTCTGGCGCGACCGGTGGTTCACGGTCAAGGAGGTGTGGTCCGCCGACGGCGCCCTGAAGGGCTGGTACTGCGACATCACCCGGCCGGCCGTGATCGACGGCTCGGGGGTGGTGGTCGAGGACCTGGACCTGGACCTGTGGGTGTCGGCGGACGGCAGCGAGGTGCTGCGGCTCGACGAGGACGAGTTCGCGGCGAGCGGGCTCGCCGCCTCCGATCCGGAGGCGGCGGCGTGCGCCGTGGTCGCCCTCGACGAGCTGGAAGTGCTGGGGCGCGAGGGCCTGATCGCGCTGCTGGGCTAG